Proteins co-encoded in one Streptomyces sp. NBC_01283 genomic window:
- a CDS encoding acyl-CoA carboxylase subunit beta, with product MNRWRAKMGSMRDAIDDLHRRREAIAARSVRMAEKQHSKGRLTAQERIDLLMDPGSFVEIDRFARPESEADTDGEYGDGVITGYGDVDGRTVCVFSQDASYKGGSLGKVHGRRILKIMELAMKSGRPLIGINDGGGARIQEGVESQAMYGEIFQRNVQASGQIPQISLIMGYCAGGASYSPALTDFVVMVDQTSHMFITGPDVVKTVTGEDVGFEDLGGGRTHSTKSGNVHYLGEDEEDAISYVRVLLSHLPDNNATEAPVFDAMDRTGKPLVDRAPQDLEKRLNSLIPDSPTEPYDMHEAIEGVVDDGEFLEVQELFARNILVGFARIEGRSVGVVANQPLHFAGCLDIDAAEKAARFVRTCNAFNVPILTFVDVPGFLPGTTQEWSGIIRRGAKLIYAYAEATVPMVTVITRKAYGAGYDVLGSKHLGADVNLAWPTAEIAIMGAQGATSIVHRRHLAQVQAEGGDIEAVRAELEREYQDRYCTPYVAADLGFIDAVITPSSTRTHIAGALRALRNESALAPRTLRGNIPL from the coding sequence ATGAACCGGTGGAGGGCCAAAATGGGCAGCATGCGGGATGCGATCGACGACCTGCATCGACGCCGTGAAGCCATTGCCGCACGCTCGGTCCGGATGGCCGAGAAGCAGCATTCAAAGGGGAGGCTGACCGCTCAGGAGCGCATAGATCTCCTCATGGATCCCGGTTCCTTCGTCGAGATCGACCGGTTCGCCCGCCCCGAGTCCGAGGCGGACACGGACGGCGAGTACGGCGACGGCGTCATCACCGGATACGGGGACGTCGACGGCCGCACCGTCTGTGTCTTCAGCCAGGACGCGAGCTACAAGGGAGGCTCGCTCGGCAAGGTGCACGGCCGCCGGATCCTGAAGATCATGGAACTGGCGATGAAGTCGGGACGGCCGCTCATCGGCATCAACGACGGGGGCGGTGCCCGCATCCAGGAGGGTGTGGAGTCCCAGGCGATGTACGGGGAGATCTTCCAGCGCAACGTGCAGGCGTCGGGCCAGATCCCGCAGATCTCGCTGATCATGGGGTACTGCGCGGGCGGCGCCTCGTACTCCCCCGCGCTCACCGACTTCGTGGTCATGGTCGACCAGACCTCGCACATGTTCATCACGGGCCCCGACGTGGTGAAGACGGTCACCGGCGAGGACGTCGGCTTCGAGGACCTCGGCGGCGGCAGGACGCACAGCACGAAGTCGGGAAACGTGCACTACCTGGGCGAGGACGAGGAGGACGCCATCTCCTACGTCAGGGTGCTGCTGTCCCACCTGCCCGACAACAACGCCACCGAGGCCCCGGTCTTCGACGCCATGGACAGGACGGGCAAGCCGCTGGTCGACCGCGCGCCGCAGGACCTCGAGAAGAGGCTGAACTCGCTGATCCCGGACTCCCCCACCGAGCCGTACGACATGCACGAGGCGATCGAAGGCGTGGTGGACGACGGTGAGTTCCTGGAGGTCCAGGAGCTGTTCGCGCGCAACATCCTCGTGGGCTTCGCCCGCATCGAGGGGCGTAGCGTCGGCGTCGTCGCCAACCAGCCGCTGCACTTCGCCGGCTGCCTGGACATCGACGCCGCCGAGAAGGCGGCGCGCTTCGTGCGGACCTGCAACGCGTTCAACGTGCCGATCCTGACGTTCGTGGACGTGCCCGGTTTCCTGCCCGGCACCACCCAGGAGTGGAGCGGGATCATCCGGCGCGGCGCAAAGCTGATCTACGCCTATGCGGAGGCGACGGTCCCCATGGTCACCGTGATCACGCGCAAGGCGTACGGCGCCGGGTACGACGTGCTGGGCTCCAAGCACCTCGGCGCCGACGTCAACCTGGCCTGGCCCACCGCGGAGATCGCGATCATGGGGGCGCAGGGCGCGACGAGCATCGTGCACCGCCGCCACCTCGCACAGGTGCAGGCCGAGGGCGGCGACATCGAGGCGGTCCGCGCGGAGCTGGAGCGGGAGTACCAGGACCGCTACTGCACGCCGTACGTGGCGGCCGACCTCGGCTTCATCGACGCGGTCATCACCCCTTCGTCCACGCGCACGCACATCGCCGGGGCTCTGCGCGCGCTGCGCAACGAATCGGCTCTCGCCCCGCGGACGCTGCGGGGCAACATCCCCCTGTGA
- a CDS encoding TetR/AcrR family transcriptional regulator: protein MPRSNEPRRPVGRPPLTSRKQILAAARGLIDEYGWEKLTIRRLSAEIGVAPTTLYSHVRAKDDLLFLLIHEYAEQIPHPEMPSEPRERIITAGVAIHDGLAAWPWAAEVLTTDGFIARLGDSFLSLVEAVLAGVVDAGCTPEQSVQIFRSIWYYTVGEILVRTHTRHREMDERDPAGLNAYFGNTDSPARLPHLAAIADRWGALAGQDTFAQGLRAFVDGLLAQALETSGTPKTSDAEPN, encoded by the coding sequence ATGCCCCGATCGAACGAACCACGCCGGCCCGTCGGCCGCCCCCCGCTGACCTCCCGCAAGCAGATCCTGGCCGCGGCGCGTGGGCTCATCGACGAGTACGGCTGGGAGAAGCTCACGATCCGCCGGCTCTCGGCCGAGATCGGTGTCGCGCCGACGACCCTGTACTCGCATGTGCGGGCCAAGGACGACCTGCTGTTCCTGCTGATCCACGAGTACGCGGAGCAGATTCCGCATCCCGAGATGCCGAGCGAACCGCGGGAGCGGATCATCACGGCCGGCGTCGCGATCCACGACGGTCTGGCGGCGTGGCCCTGGGCGGCGGAGGTTCTCACCACCGACGGGTTCATCGCCCGGCTCGGCGACTCGTTCCTGTCGCTGGTCGAGGCGGTCCTGGCCGGAGTCGTCGACGCCGGATGCACCCCCGAGCAGTCCGTCCAGATCTTTCGCAGCATCTGGTACTACACGGTCGGCGAGATCCTGGTGCGCACGCACACCCGCCACCGCGAGATGGACGAGCGGGACCCTGCCGGCCTCAACGCCTACTTCGGCAACACCGACAGCCCGGCCCGGCTCCCGCACCTGGCCGCCATCGCCGACCGGTGGGGGGCGCTGGCCGGACAGGACACCTTCGCGCAGGGGCTTCGGGCCTTCGTCGACGGCCTGCTCGCACAGGCCCTGGAGACATCGGGAACACCGAAAACATCGGATGCGGAGCCGAACTGA
- a CDS encoding MFS transporter produces MASTQVASGKTIVASGARPGTTLAAVSVVQFMVSLDLTVVNVGLPRIGSGLGFSEVGLTWVIHAYALTFGGLLLLGGKIADRYGHKRVMLFGLGLFGLASLVGGLAQAPGQLVAARAAQGVGAAALAPAALALLASTFPGGKERVKAFGIWSAVNAAGGAVGVLAGGLLTQYAGWQWVMYINLPIAALALALAWRGIAQDGPAGRRGRPDVLGAVLATSGAALLVFGVVRTDQNAWTSATTLTTLTIAVALLAAFVQVERTTKRDPLIRLGLLANRSVAGANLYALLFGGAMASALYFVSLYLQRVLSSSPARTGVEFLPFTLGVVVGSTLAVKLGYKFAPRSVLITGGTLAALGFAWFGLFRADGSFLVDALGPSILASVGIGLCLAPAVSIATGGVAPHEAGAASGVLNSTRQIGASLGLAALGTAANARTGEVVTPASLTDGYALGMFAGAGLLVCAVLIAVFVLPRPGQTTAAGAQKS; encoded by the coding sequence GTGGCAAGTACGCAAGTAGCGAGTGGGAAGACAATCGTCGCGAGCGGCGCGCGGCCGGGGACCACCCTCGCCGCCGTCTCCGTCGTGCAGTTCATGGTGTCGCTGGACCTGACGGTGGTGAACGTCGGGCTCCCTCGCATCGGCAGCGGGCTCGGCTTCAGCGAGGTGGGCCTGACCTGGGTGATCCACGCCTACGCCCTGACCTTCGGTGGCCTGCTCCTGCTGGGCGGCAAGATCGCCGACCGGTACGGGCACAAGCGCGTGATGCTGTTCGGGCTCGGCCTGTTCGGCCTCGCCTCGCTCGTCGGCGGCCTCGCGCAGGCCCCCGGCCAGCTGGTGGCCGCCCGTGCCGCGCAGGGCGTCGGTGCCGCCGCACTGGCGCCGGCCGCGCTGGCGCTGCTGGCCTCGACCTTCCCCGGTGGCAAGGAGCGGGTGAAGGCCTTCGGCATCTGGAGCGCGGTGAACGCCGCCGGCGGCGCCGTCGGCGTCCTGGCCGGCGGCCTGCTCACCCAGTACGCGGGCTGGCAGTGGGTGATGTACATCAACCTGCCGATCGCCGCCCTCGCGCTGGCCCTGGCCTGGCGCGGCATCGCCCAGGACGGCCCGGCCGGGCGCCGCGGCCGTCCGGACGTGCTGGGCGCCGTGCTGGCCACCTCGGGGGCGGCCCTGCTCGTGTTCGGTGTGGTCCGCACCGATCAGAACGCGTGGACCTCGGCGACCACCCTGACCACCCTGACGATCGCCGTCGCCCTCCTGGCCGCGTTCGTCCAGGTCGAGCGGACCACCAAGCGTGACCCGCTGATCCGCCTCGGCCTGCTCGCCAACCGCTCGGTGGCGGGCGCCAACCTCTACGCGCTCCTGTTCGGCGGCGCCATGGCCTCGGCCCTGTACTTCGTCTCCCTCTATCTCCAGCGGGTGCTCTCCAGCAGCCCGGCCCGGACCGGAGTCGAGTTCCTGCCGTTCACGCTGGGCGTCGTCGTCGGCTCCACCCTCGCGGTGAAGCTGGGCTACAAGTTCGCCCCGCGGTCCGTCCTGATCACCGGCGGCACGCTGGCCGCGCTGGGCTTCGCCTGGTTCGGCCTGTTCCGCGCGGACGGTTCGTTCCTGGTCGACGCCCTCGGTCCGTCGATCCTCGCCAGTGTCGGCATCGGGCTGTGCCTCGCGCCGGCTGTCTCCATCGCCACCGGTGGCGTCGCGCCCCACGAGGCGGGTGCCGCCTCCGGCGTGCTGAACAGCACACGCCAGATCGGTGCCTCGCTGGGCCTCGCTGCCCTCGGAACCGCGGCCAATGCCCGCACCGGAGAAGTGGTCACGCCCGCCAGCCTCACCGACGGGTACGCGCTCGGCATGTTCGCAGGCGCCGGCCTCCTCGTCTGCGCCGTCCTCATCGCGGTCTTCGTCCTGCCACGGCCCGGCCAAACCACCGCCGCGGGAGCGCAGAAGTCGTGA
- a CDS encoding response regulator transcription factor: protein MGIDVLVSDDLHLSGFALAALLDRDEEVRVVGPVESNFAALQFAETYRPDVAVISFEGEDSDAVSVAEKIANLGCRSMLLATAVTRSIVRQAFAGGIAGIVERSVSPRQFVDAIHRVHQGERVFDAELTVAALSNSDCPLSAREFSVLEHVARGDTVPEIAARMHLSQGTVRNYLSSMVTKLGARNRIDALRIARDSRWI from the coding sequence ATGGGAATCGATGTTCTGGTGTCTGATGACCTGCATCTGTCCGGCTTCGCGCTGGCCGCACTGCTCGACCGGGACGAGGAAGTCCGCGTCGTCGGCCCGGTGGAAAGCAACTTTGCCGCGCTGCAGTTCGCCGAGACCTATCGGCCGGATGTGGCGGTCATCAGCTTCGAGGGTGAGGACAGCGACGCGGTCTCTGTCGCCGAGAAGATCGCGAATCTGGGCTGTCGGAGCATGCTGCTGGCCACGGCGGTGACGCGGTCGATCGTCCGCCAGGCCTTCGCGGGCGGCATCGCCGGCATCGTCGAGCGCAGCGTGTCACCACGCCAGTTCGTCGATGCCATCCACCGCGTGCATCAGGGCGAGAGGGTCTTCGACGCGGAGCTGACCGTGGCGGCGCTGAGCAACAGCGACTGCCCGCTCAGCGCGCGCGAGTTCTCCGTGCTCGAGCACGTCGCCCGGGGGGACACGGTCCCCGAGATAGCGGCCCGGATGCATCTCTCGCAAGGCACCGTGCGCAACTACCTCTCCTCCATGGTGACAAAGCTGGGGGCACGCAACCGAATCGACGCGTTGCGCATCGCACGGGACTCGCGCTGGATCTGA
- a CDS encoding AMP-binding protein, whose translation MATSVKVSEGRTSRCGGSGAGIAATVLDVIGDRLASYRGTEAVNRGGAEGLSCTALWERAEAIAGELADAGVRRGHVVSVLLPRTTDTVAALLGVWLAGAVYVPLDPAFPAERTEYILRDCGSTVLLTHSGLGEPFAAMGRIGRMGPMGPHVIALDAPLRHTGRRPRAASVRPAVGDLAYIVYTPGSPGRPKGVQVTHRSLLNCTLRIAEMLRLGPGDVVTNVVSPALGASLTDYLVPLLSGAGICLAPQDALADAGRLGRIIEDSGTTVLQAPPVTWQILREGEWCPSGAFTALSGGQALPADLAAWIRDRCTTGIHLYGPAETTICVSAQDLSLVDLAAVHTVPLGAPIAGVTLHVLDEDGALAPAGVPGELCVSGVALARGYLNRPAETGRVFVPHPFRRGERMYRTGDLVQRHRNGSLELLGRMDHQAALTGNPAFRNGSGPLLADRPGTINPRLGSTTLTPGTGDGTNVVAGTDQLPEPARNRADWYVRRR comes from the coding sequence ATGGCTACCTCGGTCAAGGTGAGTGAAGGCAGGACGTCCCGGTGCGGCGGGAGCGGTGCCGGCATCGCCGCGACGGTCCTCGACGTCATCGGCGACCGGCTTGCGTCGTATCGCGGCACCGAGGCGGTCAACCGCGGTGGCGCGGAGGGACTTTCCTGCACCGCGCTGTGGGAGCGCGCCGAAGCGATAGCCGGGGAACTGGCGGACGCCGGGGTGCGGCGCGGGCACGTCGTGTCCGTCCTGCTGCCCCGGACGACCGACACGGTCGCCGCGCTGCTCGGCGTCTGGCTGGCCGGGGCCGTCTACGTACCGCTGGATCCGGCGTTTCCCGCCGAGCGGACCGAGTACATCCTGCGCGACTGCGGCAGCACCGTCCTGCTGACCCACTCCGGTCTCGGCGAGCCTTTCGCCGCAATGGGTCGAATCGGTCGAATGGGTCCGATGGGCCCTCACGTCATCGCACTGGACGCACCGCTGCGGCACACGGGCCGCCGCCCCCGTGCCGCGTCGGTGCGTCCGGCCGTCGGTGACCTCGCGTACATCGTCTATACGCCGGGTTCGCCCGGCCGCCCCAAAGGCGTTCAGGTCACCCACCGGTCGCTGCTCAACTGCACCCTGCGGATCGCGGAGATGCTGCGGCTCGGCCCCGGAGACGTGGTCACCAACGTCGTCAGCCCGGCGCTCGGCGCGTCGTTGACCGACTATCTGGTGCCCCTGCTGAGCGGCGCCGGCATCTGCCTGGCGCCCCAGGACGCCCTGGCCGACGCGGGGCGACTGGGCCGGATCATCGAGGACAGCGGCACCACCGTCCTGCAGGCCCCGCCCGTCACCTGGCAGATCCTGCGGGAGGGCGAGTGGTGTCCGTCCGGCGCCTTCACCGCCCTGAGCGGCGGCCAGGCACTGCCCGCCGACCTGGCCGCCTGGATCCGCGACCGCTGCACCACAGGCATCCATCTGTACGGTCCCGCGGAGACGACGATCTGTGTCTCGGCGCAGGACCTGTCCCTCGTCGACCTCGCCGCGGTGCACACCGTCCCCCTGGGCGCCCCGATCGCAGGCGTCACCCTCCACGTCCTGGACGAGGACGGCGCCCTCGCGCCGGCCGGCGTCCCGGGCGAGCTGTGCGTGTCCGGGGTGGCGTTGGCGCGCGGCTATCTGAACCGGCCCGCGGAGACCGGGCGCGTGTTCGTGCCGCACCCCTTCCGCCGCGGCGAGCGCATGTACCGCACCGGCGACCTGGTGCAGCGCCACCGCAACGGGTCCCTGGAACTTCTCGGGCGCATGGACCACCAGGCGGCCCTCACCGGCAACCCCGCCTTTCGGAACGGGTCCGGCCCACTGCTCGCCGACCGGCCGGGCACCATCAACCCCCGGCTCGGCAGTACCACGTTGACCCCGGGAACCGGTGACGGCACCAACGTCGTCGCCGGCACGGATCAGCTCCCGGAGCCGGCCCGCAACCGTGCGGACTGGTACGTCAGGAGGCGGTGA
- a CDS encoding BTAD domain-containing putative transcriptional regulator, with amino-acid sequence MATTGAALRIQLLGPVRAWRDGAEMALGPPKQRAVLSLLASRPGDIMGVENIVDAVWGSDVPQTAVNGVHTYVAGLRRVLEPGRAGRAGGTVLTSESGGYCLRVDPADVDVTRFTRTLGEARRSRGRGDVDATLRLYEQTLAYWHGEALFRIPGPFAAVERDRLRDLRLTAVEERAADMLAAGHHAELVTELPGTVSEEPLRERLRWLLILALYRSGRRAHALWMYEEIRDLLIRELGIEPGVDLRTLHEQILSGHPELLAPGGDTGSPRAAHPGRLLRGTPRPVQLPSLPRGFVGRTEELARLEQAVRGESARGGPTTPAVVVGGAPGVGKTALVLQLAHRLVDCFPDGQLYVDLRGADLEGGPASAADALAQLLGSLGVDGARVPPDSAARTALYRSLLHGQRMLVVLDDAHSAEQVRPLIPRGSSGVLATSRQHLGGLATDEGAYLDTIGPLTVGEGARLLALLSGGRLEERNPAAERLVALCGGLPLPLRIVAQWLAAHPGAPLSALIERYTDVLGRVEPVSALNGAAMDGAVVDGAVVDLSRVVEAS; translated from the coding sequence ATGGCGACCACGGGAGCGGCCTTGCGCATTCAGCTCCTCGGGCCGGTACGTGCCTGGCGCGACGGGGCGGAGATGGCGCTGGGTCCGCCCAAGCAGCGGGCGGTACTGAGCCTGCTGGCGAGTCGGCCGGGCGACATCATGGGCGTGGAGAACATCGTGGACGCGGTGTGGGGCAGCGACGTCCCGCAGACGGCCGTGAACGGTGTGCACACCTATGTGGCAGGGCTGCGCCGGGTGCTGGAGCCCGGACGGGCCGGGCGGGCGGGCGGCACGGTGCTCACCTCCGAGTCCGGCGGGTACTGCCTGCGGGTGGACCCCGCGGACGTGGATGTCACGCGCTTCACCCGGACTCTGGGTGAAGCGCGCAGATCACGCGGTCGGGGTGACGTCGATGCCACGCTGCGGCTGTACGAGCAGACCCTGGCGTACTGGCACGGCGAGGCGCTGTTCAGGATCCCCGGCCCCTTCGCCGCGGTGGAGCGCGACCGGCTGCGGGACCTGCGGCTGACGGCCGTGGAGGAGCGGGCCGCCGACATGCTGGCGGCCGGTCACCACGCCGAGCTGGTCACCGAACTGCCGGGAACGGTGTCCGAGGAACCGCTGCGCGAGAGGCTGCGCTGGCTGCTGATCCTCGCGCTCTACCGCAGCGGGCGCCGGGCCCACGCGCTGTGGATGTACGAGGAGATCCGGGATCTGCTGATCCGGGAACTCGGCATAGAGCCCGGTGTCGACCTGCGCACGCTCCACGAGCAGATCCTGTCCGGGCACCCCGAACTCCTCGCGCCCGGCGGCGACACCGGCTCTCCGCGTGCCGCGCACCCCGGGCGGCTGCTGCGCGGCACACCCAGACCGGTCCAACTCCCGTCCCTGCCACGCGGGTTCGTCGGCCGCACCGAGGAACTGGCGCGGCTGGAGCAGGCAGTGCGGGGCGAGAGCGCCCGCGGTGGCCCGACGACGCCGGCCGTGGTGGTCGGCGGCGCGCCAGGCGTGGGCAAGACGGCGCTCGTGCTGCAACTGGCACACCGCCTGGTCGACTGCTTCCCCGACGGACAGTTGTACGTGGACCTTCGGGGCGCCGACCTGGAGGGGGGCCCGGCGAGCGCCGCGGACGCCCTGGCGCAACTCCTGGGCAGCCTGGGCGTGGACGGCGCACGGGTGCCGCCGGATTCGGCCGCCCGCACTGCCCTCTACCGGAGTCTGCTGCACGGCCAGCGGATGCTGGTGGTGCTGGACGACGCGCACAGTGCCGAGCAGGTGCGGCCGCTCATCCCGCGAGGTTCGTCCGGTGTCCTGGCCACGAGCCGGCAGCACCTCGGCGGGCTCGCGACGGACGAGGGCGCGTACCTGGACACGATCGGGCCGCTGACCGTCGGGGAGGGCGCGCGGCTGCTGGCCCTGCTCAGCGGGGGGCGGCTGGAAGAGCGGAACCCGGCCGCCGAGCGGCTGGTGGCGCTGTGCGGGGGGCTCCCGCTGCCGCTGCGCATCGTCGCCCAGTGGCTCGCGGCCCATCCCGGTGCCCCGCTGAGCGCACTGATCGAGCGGTATACCGACGTACTTGGCCGCGTCGAACCGGTCTCGGCCTTGAACGGTGCGGCGATGGACGGCGCGGTGGTGGACGGCGCGGTGGTGGACCTGTCCCGTGTCGTCGAGGCGTCGTGA
- a CDS encoding ParB/RepB/Spo0J family partition protein yields the protein MNPELEMPQEALMLDVLTAAAQPASPASGATRLPMTELVPIANLVTTDSPRVAGKDAEHVEVLAQTEKALPPIVVHRPTMRLIDGLHRLQAAVQRGEDHIEVRYVEGSTEDAFILAVQLNAEHGMPLSRRDRVAAAERIIGTHAHWSDRRIAEVTGLAPATVSTLRRRSTGQGDQLNTRTGRDGRSRPVNSAAGRQRAGQIIAERPNASLREIAHEAGIALATARDVRLRIRDGKDPVLPKLRDAAKDNVLPEQRTVRGRAEADEAERGGRARLEPAEVSDAERFAKLRKDPSLRFSEAGRVLLQLLSTNALDNEKWRWLVSAVPEHRHADIARAARRCGERWLTFADGLEHGGGVRRGRAV from the coding sequence GTGAACCCGGAACTGGAGATGCCCCAGGAGGCGCTCATGCTCGACGTGTTGACGGCAGCAGCCCAACCCGCATCACCAGCATCTGGCGCCACTCGCCTGCCGATGACGGAACTGGTGCCCATCGCAAACCTGGTGACCACGGACTCGCCACGTGTCGCGGGGAAGGACGCGGAGCACGTCGAGGTGCTGGCGCAGACGGAGAAGGCGCTGCCGCCCATCGTGGTCCACCGGCCGACCATGCGGCTCATCGACGGCCTGCACCGACTCCAGGCGGCAGTTCAGCGGGGCGAGGACCACATCGAGGTCCGGTACGTGGAGGGCTCGACCGAGGACGCCTTCATACTGGCCGTCCAGCTCAATGCCGAGCACGGCATGCCGTTGTCGCGCAGGGACCGGGTCGCGGCCGCCGAGCGCATCATCGGCACCCACGCGCACTGGTCGGACCGGCGCATAGCGGAAGTGACCGGCCTCGCGCCCGCCACCGTCTCCACGCTGCGCAGGCGTTCAACCGGGCAAGGCGATCAATTGAACACGCGAACCGGACGTGATGGCCGTTCCCGCCCGGTCAACAGCGCTGCAGGCCGGCAGCGTGCGGGCCAGATCATCGCCGAACGCCCGAACGCCTCGCTGCGTGAGATCGCCCATGAGGCGGGCATCGCTCTGGCCACCGCCCGGGACGTCCGGCTGCGCATCCGTGACGGCAAGGACCCGGTGCTGCCGAAGCTGCGTGATGCCGCGAAGGACAACGTACTTCCGGAGCAGCGCACCGTGCGCGGACGGGCGGAGGCGGACGAGGCGGAGCGTGGCGGACGCGCCCGGCTGGAGCCGGCCGAAGTCTCGGACGCGGAACGCTTCGCGAAGCTCCGCAAGGACCCCTCGCTGCGCTTCTCCGAGGCGGGCAGGGTGCTTCTGCAGCTCCTTTCGACCAACGCGCTCGACAACGAGAAGTGGCGGTGGCTGGTGAGCGCGGTGCCAGAACACCGGCACGCCGACATCGCGCGGGCCGCACGACGCTGCGGGGAGCGCTGGCTCACCTTCGCCGACGGGCTCGAGCACGGCGGCGGCGTACGCCGGGGCCGGGCGGTGTGA
- a CDS encoding ScbR family autoregulator-binding transcription factor, giving the protein MAQQERALRTRRAILTAAAEVFDDFGYEAATMSQILRRAGVTKGALYFHFTSKEQLASEVLHENAQVPAVPPQRLKLQEAADRGLLLAYLMVRDPVLRGGVRLALEQVGQDRLERNVPFLDWAEESLRLLQLAKSAGELQPHIDPGELSEVFVGAFAGTQLMSHALSGRADLNERVVALYRVLLAGIAAPGVMAELDVTECRGARVEKAIRALHPSVRSQSA; this is encoded by the coding sequence TTGGCGCAACAGGAGCGGGCACTCCGGACCCGACGCGCGATCCTGACCGCCGCGGCCGAGGTATTCGACGACTTCGGCTACGAGGCCGCGACGATGTCGCAGATCCTGCGGCGTGCCGGCGTCACCAAGGGCGCACTGTACTTCCACTTCACCTCCAAGGAGCAGCTCGCGAGTGAGGTGCTGCACGAGAATGCGCAGGTCCCCGCTGTTCCGCCGCAGAGGCTGAAGCTGCAGGAGGCCGCCGACCGGGGCTTGTTGCTCGCCTATCTGATGGTGCGTGACCCCGTGCTCCGGGGTGGTGTCCGGCTCGCCCTCGAACAGGTCGGACAGGACAGACTGGAACGCAACGTGCCGTTCCTGGACTGGGCCGAGGAGAGTCTGCGGCTGCTCCAACTGGCCAAGTCCGCTGGAGAGTTGCAGCCTCACATCGATCCAGGTGAGCTCTCCGAGGTGTTCGTCGGGGCATTCGCCGGGACGCAGCTCATGTCCCACGCGCTGTCGGGGCGAGCGGACCTGAATGAACGCGTGGTCGCCCTCTACCGCGTTCTGCTGGCGGGAATCGCCGCCCCGGGCGTCATGGCCGAACTGGACGTCACCGAGTGCCGCGGCGCCCGTGTGGAGAAGGCCATCCGGGCTCTGCACCCTTCCGTGCGCTCCCAGTCGGCGTGA
- a CDS encoding ScbR family autoregulator-binding transcription factor, which translates to MVKQERAVRTRRALVTAAADGFSRAGYGPASLLDISRHAGVTSGALHFHFPTKAALASAVMTAAAQRLHELVELCETRMRSGDALQLLVDAGHELTLQLREDVVLRAGFDLEGDPGSPKDIGEVRRLWHVWISATLEKADEAGELRQEVSADQVASVVFACTVGFQILSRRDPTWVSRRVQTRFWSVMLPRIAVSRQGLSAAGS; encoded by the coding sequence ATGGTCAAGCAGGAACGTGCCGTGCGTACCCGCAGAGCGCTGGTCACCGCTGCCGCGGACGGCTTCAGCCGGGCGGGCTACGGTCCTGCCTCACTGCTGGACATCAGCCGCCACGCCGGCGTCACCAGCGGAGCTCTGCACTTCCATTTCCCGACCAAAGCGGCGCTCGCCTCCGCGGTCATGACAGCCGCGGCGCAGCGACTTCACGAGCTCGTGGAGCTGTGCGAGACGCGGATGCGGTCCGGCGACGCGCTGCAGCTTCTGGTCGACGCGGGGCATGAACTGACACTGCAGCTGAGAGAAGACGTGGTGTTGCGGGCCGGATTCGACCTCGAGGGCGACCCCGGGTCCCCGAAGGACATCGGAGAGGTGCGCCGTCTCTGGCACGTGTGGATCAGCGCGACGCTCGAAAAGGCGGACGAGGCGGGGGAGCTGCGGCAGGAGGTGTCGGCCGACCAGGTGGCGAGCGTCGTGTTCGCGTGCACGGTTGGTTTCCAGATACTCAGCAGACGGGATCCGACCTGGGTCTCGCGACGTGTGCAGACGCGCTTCTGGTCCGTGATGCTCCCGCGGATCGCGGTCAGCCGGCAAGGCCTGAGCGCTGCGGGCTCCTGA